In one window of Chanodichthys erythropterus isolate Z2021 chromosome 23, ASM2448905v1, whole genome shotgun sequence DNA:
- the gbx1 gene encoding homeobox protein GBX-1 translates to MQRPSGPGTAFSIDSLIGTPQPRPGHLLYTGYPMFMPYRPLMIPQALSHSSLPSGIPPLAPLASFAGRLTNTFCAGLGQGMPSMVALTTTLPSFSDPPDSFYPPQEIPGPRLGADGTGMNRQESPHDELKGSELLNFTETFQAVAGETKLYSSDDEKLDLKSAEAACSDREDSSADSENESFSDGNTCASASQKGKLKGGSQDALPPAGSAGKSRRRRTAFTSEQLLELEKEFHCKKYLSLTERSQIAHALKLSEVQVKIWFQNRRAKWKRIKAGNVNNRSGEPVRNPKIVVPIPVHVNRFAVRSQHQQIEPGSRP, encoded by the exons ATGCAGAGACCGAGCGGTCCGGGCACGGCGTTTTCCATTGATTCTTTGATTGGCACTCCACAGCCCCGGCCGGGCCACCTGCTCTACACGGGCTACCCGATGTTTATGCCGTACCGACCGCTTATGATTCCACAAGCCCTGTCTCATTCGTCATTACCGTCGGGTATCCCTCCCTTGGCACCGTTGGCATCGTTCGCGGGGCGTCTGACCAACACTTTTTGCGCAGGTTTGGGGCAGGGGATGCCCTCCATGGTGGCGCTCACCACCACCCTGCCCAGTTTCTCGGACCCTCCAGATAGTTTCTATCCCCCGCAGGAGATCCCAGGACCGCGGTTAGGCGCGGACGGGACGGGGATGAACCGGCAGGAGAGCCCGCATGACGAGCTCAAGGGCTCCGAACTCCTCAATTTCACGGAAACTTTTCAGGCGGTCGCAG GCGAAACCAAACTCTACAGTTCAGACGACGAGAAACTGGACCTGAAATCAGCGGAGGCCGCGTGCAGTGACAGGGAGGACAGCTCAGCCGACAGCGAGAACGAAAGCTTCTCCGACGGGAACACCTGCGCCTCAGCGTCCCAGAAAGGCAAACTGAAAGGCGGCTCACAGGACGCGTTACCGCCGGCCGGCTCGGCGGGAAAGAGCCGGAGGAGGCGGACTGCTTTCACTAGCGAACAGCTGCTGGAACTCGAGAAGGAGTTTCACTGTAAGAAGTATCTGTCCCTCACCGAGCGCTCTCAGATCGCGCACGCGCTCAAACTCAGCGAGGTCCAGGTCAAAATCTGGTTCCAGAACCGCAGGGCCAAATGGAAACGGATCAAAGCCGGGAACGTCAACAACAGATCCGGGGAGCCTGTCCGGAACCCCAAAATCGTGGTGCCCATTCCCGTGCACGTCAACAGGTTCGCGGTTCGGAGTCAGCACCAACAGATCGAACCGGGCAGCAGGCCATGA